In Halosegnis marinus, one genomic interval encodes:
- a CDS encoding ABC transporter permease, producing the protein MSRVRRVRAETVAAGKAFLRRRTAVFFTFFFPAIIILIFGALVNTAGGSGGVFTEPPGYYVPGYLAVVVLFTPLSRVGSEVARHREGNRFEKLATTPLRRWEWLAGQTLVNVAVIGAAAAGILALVVAVTGASVRFSPLLVPYVVFGVALFCGLGAVLGRVSDSQDGVIAASNGVALPLLFLSETFVPPGLLPEWLPLWLSPLTYFSRGVRAAAYVPEGTVAASTVPGALPPELFNLAVLAALAVAFFVAGAVAIPRTD; encoded by the coding sequence GTGAGTAGAGTCCGCCGCGTGCGCGCAGAGACGGTCGCCGCGGGCAAGGCGTTCCTGCGGCGGCGCACAGCCGTCTTCTTCACGTTCTTCTTCCCGGCCATCATCATCCTGATATTCGGCGCGCTGGTGAACACCGCGGGCGGGTCGGGCGGCGTGTTCACGGAGCCGCCGGGCTACTACGTCCCCGGCTACCTCGCCGTCGTCGTCCTCTTCACGCCGCTGTCGCGCGTGGGGAGCGAGGTCGCGCGCCACCGCGAGGGGAACCGCTTCGAGAAGCTGGCGACCACGCCCCTCCGGCGGTGGGAGTGGCTCGCCGGGCAGACGCTCGTGAACGTCGCCGTCATCGGGGCCGCGGCCGCGGGCATCCTCGCGCTCGTCGTCGCCGTCACGGGCGCGTCGGTGCGGTTCTCGCCGCTTCTGGTTCCCTACGTCGTGTTCGGCGTCGCGCTGTTCTGTGGGCTGGGCGCGGTGCTCGGGCGCGTCTCCGACTCGCAGGACGGCGTCATCGCGGCGTCGAACGGGGTGGCGCTCCCCCTCCTGTTCCTCTCGGAGACGTTCGTCCCGCCGGGCCTGCTCCCGGAGTGGCTCCCGCTGTGGCTCTCGCCGCTCACGTACTTCTCGCGGGGCGTCCGCGCCGCGGCGTACGTCCCGGAGGGGACCGTGGCGGCCTCGACGGTGCCGGGCGCGCTCCCGCCCGAACTGTTCAACCTCGCCGTGCTCGCGGCGCTCGCGGTCGCGTTCTTCGTGGCCGGCGCGGTCGCCATCCCGCGGACGGACTGA